A single Paenibacillus kribbensis DNA region contains:
- a CDS encoding PKD domain-containing protein has translation MPEDSPWLEMLVNEDQLLSQIVALCAKNGWDMVDEFHKVVYSSRLTKPTIQRFSLPLASSYVDIPKLAHKSDYYVYLDGELMPSSYYSAEEKKDGGQRITFASGVSGEAAVYYSDLNGSEEFEFVVAKHYILRNVSGHLFGLAMLGSVKEKLHNTGSKIPFAIHRNHAGWGTQLEPQSDGIFSWAVQKVEEDNLFERHTMYFYQLEKFVNTSRMIVGWEQPADFKRLALDVEIQSSMWGLHEATQALQFRITHQFPQFYQSPYVASRTRIPQLDRYEQVASMNVKFTNWWQDSKVQLRGYVDGKSAMLVLLADTAPAWERNAVPSIPIYMGDFDIKSNTNSIMNESRIFELNSGEEARKATFFSESPMVNTGSTMKVWLSGDVAAESDYISLRIAGQELVKLRTTEAHTPVDSRDQAEYLGEFSVYGVDGKNSFDLEVVSSSGVNGFSPVSARVWVDLQIYTENAGATAALFAGTAFAKDGLSLENALSQSARFDYDDTDPKRHQDVLMPILKEYPAHPSNGIDSVMVKRTKYGARYQSYYFAWNVPSNRMPPLREDTTGAKHVRAWNNSDMSNAYQYEFNPSRYTEQVHSSRALLIHPEDGTHGTLRNVILLSPLTIMNGDELEAVDEHCNDGKGPKHQTYSYYLTEGISPLTKRAATPYRPAGIGILKAGNLRRPEKRLPISPPPFVVSLTPSHISAHVGEGVELISSYNKHSPILISNWFASDGVNPEGRTVNNARFTFHKEGKYTVSFTLTNELGQTGTASADIDVVK, from the coding sequence ATGCCAGAGGATAGTCCTTGGCTGGAAATGCTCGTTAACGAAGACCAGCTGTTGAGCCAGATTGTGGCCCTTTGCGCTAAAAATGGATGGGATATGGTGGATGAATTTCATAAGGTCGTGTATTCAAGCAGATTGACCAAACCCACAATTCAGCGCTTCTCTCTTCCACTCGCGAGCTCCTATGTAGATATTCCCAAGCTTGCGCATAAGAGTGACTATTATGTGTATTTGGATGGCGAGCTTATGCCGTCTTCCTATTATTCAGCAGAAGAGAAAAAGGATGGCGGACAACGCATTACCTTCGCGTCGGGCGTTTCAGGAGAGGCCGCTGTTTATTACAGTGATCTGAACGGCTCGGAGGAATTTGAATTTGTTGTAGCCAAGCACTATATTTTGCGAAATGTATCGGGGCATCTTTTTGGTCTGGCCATGCTGGGCAGTGTGAAGGAAAAGCTGCACAATACAGGCTCAAAAATCCCTTTCGCTATTCACAGGAACCATGCCGGTTGGGGAACGCAGTTGGAGCCGCAATCTGATGGTATATTCTCTTGGGCTGTCCAGAAGGTCGAAGAGGACAACCTGTTTGAGCGTCATACGATGTATTTTTATCAATTGGAAAAGTTCGTGAATACGAGCAGAATGATTGTGGGCTGGGAACAACCCGCTGATTTTAAGCGGCTCGCTTTGGACGTAGAGATTCAATCCTCTATGTGGGGGCTGCACGAGGCCACCCAAGCGCTTCAGTTCAGGATCACGCATCAATTTCCTCAATTCTACCAATCTCCTTACGTTGCTTCGCGGACGCGGATTCCACAACTGGATCGTTATGAACAGGTAGCCTCCATGAATGTGAAATTCACCAACTGGTGGCAGGACAGCAAGGTCCAGCTTAGAGGCTATGTGGATGGAAAGTCTGCCATGCTGGTTTTGCTGGCAGATACAGCACCTGCCTGGGAGCGTAATGCAGTACCTTCGATCCCGATCTATATGGGGGATTTTGATATCAAGAGCAATACCAATTCAATAATGAACGAGAGTCGCATATTTGAACTGAATAGCGGTGAGGAAGCTCGCAAAGCAACCTTTTTCTCGGAGAGTCCTATGGTTAATACCGGATCGACGATGAAGGTGTGGTTATCGGGAGATGTGGCTGCGGAGTCAGACTATATTTCTCTGCGTATTGCAGGTCAGGAGCTTGTAAAGCTGCGAACCACAGAAGCCCACACCCCTGTCGATTCCAGAGATCAGGCAGAGTACCTTGGAGAGTTCTCTGTATACGGGGTGGATGGTAAAAATTCATTCGACTTGGAAGTGGTTTCTTCTTCTGGAGTTAATGGTTTTAGTCCTGTTTCCGCAAGGGTCTGGGTGGATCTTCAAATCTACACAGAAAACGCGGGTGCTACAGCTGCTCTATTCGCAGGGACTGCATTTGCAAAAGACGGCTTGAGTTTAGAGAATGCGCTCAGTCAATCGGCCCGGTTTGACTATGATGATACAGATCCAAAGCGGCATCAGGATGTGCTTATGCCGATCTTAAAAGAATATCCTGCTCACCCGAGTAACGGTATTGATTCTGTCATGGTGAAGAGAACAAAGTATGGTGCGCGTTATCAATCGTACTATTTTGCCTGGAATGTTCCGTCGAACAGGATGCCTCCCTTGCGGGAGGACACGACGGGAGCCAAGCATGTCCGAGCCTGGAACAACAGCGATATGAGCAATGCCTATCAATATGAGTTTAATCCATCCCGCTACACTGAGCAGGTCCATTCTTCGAGAGCCTTATTAATACATCCGGAAGATGGTACGCATGGAACACTACGAAATGTTATTTTACTGTCGCCCTTAACTATAATGAACGGGGATGAGCTGGAGGCCGTTGATGAGCACTGCAACGATGGAAAGGGTCCTAAGCATCAGACGTATTCTTATTATCTGACAGAGGGCATATCACCGTTGACCAAACGGGCAGCGACACCTTATCGACCAGCGGGCATCGGTATTTTGAAGGCTGGAAATCTTCGAAGACCGGAAAAACGGCTACCTATTTCGCCGCCTCCGTTCGTTGTATCCCTAACTCCGTCCCATATCTCTGCTCATGTCGGGGAGGGAGTGGAATTGATATCTTCCTATAACAAGCATTCACCGATACTTATCTCCAACTGGTTTGCTTCAGATGGCGTAAATCCAGAAGGTCGTACGGTGAATAATGCCCGCTTTACTTTTCATAAAGAGGGAAAGTATACCGTCTCCTTCACCTTAACGAATGAATTGGGACAGACAGGGACGGCGTCAGCGGACATCGACGTAGTGAAGTAG
- a CDS encoding peptidoglycan DD-metalloendopeptidase family protein — MTFVSDVRNPSNQLLESAMKRVQALGRQPRVIVELDKMSYVRGSRPNQDVVQYVKDTSVKDFLSIDGVTQLTSEKEAIKISEIARLSNFPMSMPILSSAKLREHVTDSNHIQGMLVTSRHWSVNPKRPLHKGLDLDCNKGDTIHAVWDGRITAAGAVKGYGHAVYIDHGNGWTTRYAHLKPGAMMVKVGDHVKAGDPIAVAWNSGHKNSSGDGDGDRAHLHFEVRKDGKDLNPEAFLRGEKAIQLPIRTLDTAVQNKSVAASSLEASAAESYTEYSMEAWAYYVNPANSEGITRGGTDVREWKDYKIIAVDPSVIPLGSKVELWIEGENWGEYVADDTAGSTKGKRIEILMENAEKCLQFGRKPVIAKIKQWGDGRTRSANSEVDQALVSYQINRTTEKVSYFKDFTAQKTSLDPSKFVDIAGATQFFTNETPNQVRNVLGFDRTEGAGQVKKFTFVHDWFKPGCLSWAYVSDMDIEDRVEVKVDDHVVATIEGINAKNGLAYPPSIPVTGGHHKIEFSMSNPSKASRGNFGITLLKAREFDVESISAKTVWTFEDPMCTINNWTPDQQVVVTDLGNQQKISTAREEVGIERAGKINKFPFTMQFRIKADQGTQGKIMMSNGSKAFVIQVTDQGISTNVGSYSHNHVSEYTDYVVTCHNETDMDVYIKNMQPGGIEQWENTRVRGVSGDDTTNRLRFSVSSGGLYIAEVKYAFHDYSIEQFATHISDTYKEKWYDVGGFQYEDTATLERDVMNWEVHSHMDMSSTSATVTLNNAKGIYSPFLERYASLPDGKKQPSNEFTYWEEGERRHLISEGTPIRIYAGYGDELVRVFTGMIKGEIEEDAKRRTLTFHCVDRYDMLEEFVFYKDMVYPSEEAYAGDGGAFAWMKSSIVKDIAVAAGLDSWRVHREDCRYPDLDIDETVYVDVKKGEHSYMKFDPKTGELQTIQDQERVKTAEGWKSPIVAKVSFKAGTRAADAIQTLIQDLPYDVRCDRYGTFVLKRMDFLDTPDWDQVARSKWKFTDNHLLEMTSSTDYSRVRNHLMITGSAGLTEHFLDKSLILATKGNMRTVGLQLPWIEEQDEASMRDLKQQIANKVFFDMKRQARTKNIAIQGNPNIELLDGCYVYDNHTCNGGYYLIKGNRLVGNECGMVNYLELTWTALPATS, encoded by the coding sequence ATGACTTTTGTATCCGATGTACGTAATCCCTCTAACCAATTGCTTGAATCCGCGATGAAGCGTGTACAGGCTCTAGGCCGTCAGCCACGCGTCATTGTAGAGCTGGACAAAATGTCCTATGTCCGCGGATCGCGGCCAAACCAAGACGTCGTTCAATATGTAAAAGATACGTCCGTTAAAGACTTTTTATCCATTGATGGTGTGACCCAACTAACAAGTGAAAAGGAAGCAATAAAGATTAGCGAGATAGCACGTCTCTCCAATTTTCCGATGTCCATGCCTATCCTTTCAAGTGCAAAATTGCGTGAACATGTTACCGATTCGAATCACATTCAGGGCATGCTGGTCACCAGCCGCCACTGGTCAGTGAATCCCAAGCGTCCTCTCCACAAAGGATTGGACCTGGATTGTAACAAGGGTGACACCATCCATGCTGTATGGGACGGAAGAATTACTGCCGCAGGTGCCGTAAAGGGTTATGGTCACGCTGTATATATTGATCACGGCAATGGCTGGACGACCCGTTATGCTCATTTGAAACCGGGTGCCATGATGGTCAAGGTTGGAGATCATGTGAAGGCTGGAGACCCGATTGCTGTAGCATGGAACTCGGGTCACAAGAATAGTAGTGGAGACGGAGATGGAGATAGAGCACATCTTCATTTTGAGGTTCGCAAGGATGGCAAGGATTTGAACCCCGAAGCTTTCCTGCGTGGGGAAAAAGCCATACAATTGCCCATTCGAACGCTGGATACGGCTGTTCAGAATAAAAGCGTGGCCGCTTCATCGTTGGAAGCCAGCGCTGCCGAATCCTACACCGAATATAGCATGGAAGCGTGGGCTTATTATGTGAATCCTGCAAACTCTGAAGGCATTACAAGAGGCGGAACGGATGTACGGGAGTGGAAGGACTACAAAATTATCGCTGTCGATCCTTCGGTCATTCCTTTGGGAAGCAAGGTTGAGCTATGGATAGAGGGGGAAAATTGGGGTGAATATGTGGCCGATGATACGGCTGGCTCCACGAAGGGCAAACGCATTGAGATTTTAATGGAAAATGCGGAGAAATGCCTTCAATTTGGACGAAAACCTGTCATTGCAAAAATCAAGCAGTGGGGAGACGGAAGAACTCGCAGCGCAAATTCAGAAGTAGATCAAGCCCTCGTATCCTACCAGATCAATCGGACCACGGAGAAGGTATCGTACTTCAAGGATTTTACGGCTCAAAAAACGAGTCTTGATCCTTCGAAATTTGTGGATATCGCAGGTGCTACACAATTTTTCACGAATGAGACGCCTAATCAGGTCCGTAATGTTTTAGGTTTTGACCGAACAGAAGGGGCAGGCCAGGTGAAGAAATTCACGTTTGTTCATGACTGGTTCAAGCCAGGCTGTTTGAGCTGGGCCTATGTTTCGGATATGGATATTGAGGACAGAGTAGAGGTGAAGGTGGACGACCATGTAGTTGCGACCATTGAAGGGATCAATGCCAAAAATGGACTGGCTTATCCTCCCTCTATTCCAGTGACTGGTGGACACCACAAAATTGAATTTTCCATGTCGAATCCTTCCAAGGCGTCAAGGGGCAATTTCGGGATCACTTTGCTGAAAGCCAGAGAATTTGATGTGGAATCCATCTCGGCCAAAACCGTCTGGACGTTTGAAGACCCGATGTGCACAATCAATAATTGGACTCCCGATCAGCAGGTAGTGGTGACGGATCTGGGAAACCAGCAGAAAATATCCACCGCACGGGAAGAGGTCGGTATTGAACGGGCTGGGAAGATCAACAAATTTCCATTTACGATGCAGTTCCGAATCAAGGCCGATCAGGGAACACAAGGAAAAATCATGATGTCCAATGGCTCCAAAGCTTTTGTGATCCAGGTTACAGATCAGGGGATCTCTACGAATGTCGGCTCCTATAGCCATAACCATGTGAGCGAGTACACCGATTATGTTGTAACCTGTCATAACGAAACAGATATGGATGTATATATAAAAAATATGCAGCCGGGCGGTATCGAACAATGGGAAAATACCCGGGTACGCGGCGTATCCGGCGATGATACGACGAACAGACTGCGGTTTTCCGTATCCAGTGGCGGCCTATATATTGCAGAGGTAAAATATGCTTTTCATGATTACTCCATTGAGCAGTTTGCCACCCATATCTCAGATACGTATAAGGAGAAATGGTATGACGTTGGCGGGTTTCAGTATGAGGATACCGCTACACTGGAACGGGATGTGATGAACTGGGAGGTTCATTCTCACATGGACATGTCCTCGACCTCAGCCACCGTAACTTTAAATAATGCCAAAGGGATCTATTCCCCATTCTTGGAACGGTATGCTTCACTTCCTGATGGAAAGAAGCAGCCGTCTAATGAATTTACCTATTGGGAGGAGGGAGAACGACGGCACCTGATTAGTGAAGGGACACCCATCCGTATTTATGCAGGTTATGGCGATGAGCTGGTACGTGTATTTACAGGCATGATCAAGGGTGAAATTGAGGAGGATGCCAAGAGAAGAACGCTTACGTTTCACTGTGTAGACCGTTATGACATGCTGGAGGAATTTGTTTTTTATAAGGATATGGTCTACCCTTCAGAGGAAGCGTATGCCGGGGACGGCGGCGCCTTTGCCTGGATGAAATCCAGCATTGTCAAGGATATTGCGGTTGCAGCCGGTCTTGATTCATGGCGTGTGCACAGAGAAGATTGCCGATACCCTGATTTGGATATAGACGAAACGGTGTATGTTGATGTGAAGAAGGGCGAGCATTCCTATATGAAATTTGACCCCAAGACAGGAGAACTTCAGACGATCCAAGATCAAGAACGTGTGAAAACAGCAGAAGGCTGGAAAAGTCCTATCGTAGCAAAGGTATCCTTCAAGGCGGGGACAAGGGCAGCAGATGCGATACAAACGCTCATACAGGATTTGCCCTATGATGTCAGATGCGATCGCTACGGAACGTTTGTTTTGAAACGAATGGATTTTCTGGATACTCCGGATTGGGATCAGGTAGCGCGTTCCAAATGGAAATTTACAGATAATCATTTGCTTGAAATGACGTCTTCTACCGACTATTCGCGTGTTCGTAATCATCTGATGATTACTGGTTCTGCGGGGTTAACAGAGCATTTTCTCGATAAAAGCCTGATTCTCGCCACCAAAGGGAACATGAGAACCGTGGGATTGCAGCTGCCATGGATTGAAGAGCAGGATGAGGCATCCATGCGCGATCTTAAGCAGCAGATAGCGAATAAAGTATTTTTTGATATGAAAAGACAAGCCCGCACCAAAAATATTGCCATTCAGGGCAACCCGAACATAGAGCTTTTGGACGGGTGTTATGTGTATGACAACCATACCTGTAATGGAGGATATTACCTGATTAAAGGCAACAGACTGGTCGGTAATGAATGCGGCATGGTCAACTATCTGGAGCTGACCTGGACCGCTCTTCCTGCAACATCCTGA